Proteins from a genomic interval of Corynebacterium deserti GIMN1.010:
- a CDS encoding recombination mediator RecR, protein MFEGPLQDLIDELSRLPGVGPKSAQRIAFHLLNVDPIDITRLQEALGGVRDGVQFCRICCNISREEVCRICADSGRDGGLICVVEEPKDIQVIERTGEFSGRYHVLGGALDPLANIGPRELNVAPLLQRIGGVLKDRELADSTPDTPLFDEPPTVREVILATDPNTEGEATASYLGRLLKDFPDLVVSRLASGMPLGGDLEFVDELTLSRALSGRLQI, encoded by the coding sequence GTGTTTGAAGGCCCGCTTCAGGATCTCATCGACGAACTCTCCCGCCTCCCCGGCGTCGGTCCCAAAAGCGCCCAACGCATCGCATTCCACCTGCTTAACGTAGACCCCATCGACATTACCCGCCTCCAAGAAGCGCTCGGCGGCGTACGCGACGGCGTCCAATTCTGTCGAATCTGCTGCAACATTTCCCGCGAAGAAGTCTGTCGCATCTGCGCCGACTCAGGCCGCGACGGCGGACTCATCTGCGTCGTCGAAGAGCCCAAAGACATCCAAGTCATTGAGCGCACCGGTGAATTCTCCGGCCGCTACCACGTCCTCGGCGGCGCACTCGACCCACTGGCAAACATCGGCCCCCGCGAACTCAACGTCGCACCGCTCCTCCAACGCATTGGCGGCGTGCTGAAAGACCGGGAACTCGCCGACTCCACCCCGGACACCCCGCTTTTCGACGAACCCCCCACCGTCCGAGAAGTCATCCTCGCCACCGACCCGAACACCGAAGGCGAAGCCACCGCCTCCTACCTCGGCCGGCTGCTCAAAGACTTCCCTGACCTCGTTGTTTCACGCCTCGCTTCCGGCATGCCGCTGGGCGGCGACCTTGAGTTTGTAGACGAGCTCACCCTTTCCCGCGCGCTGAGCGGGCGCTTGCAGATCTAG
- a CDS encoding YbaB/EbfC family nucleoid-associated protein, whose amino-acid sequence MTQPDMSQILAQAQQMQAQLQAAQQEILATTVVGNAGNGLVTVTMAGNGEVTAVTVDPKVVDPEDVETLQDLLLGAFKDAHEKVAAVAEEKMGPLSQGMGGLF is encoded by the coding sequence ATGACTCAGCCAGATATGTCCCAGATTCTCGCGCAAGCTCAACAGATGCAGGCACAGCTACAGGCCGCGCAGCAGGAAATTCTTGCGACCACCGTTGTTGGAAACGCAGGTAACGGCCTCGTCACCGTCACCATGGCCGGAAATGGCGAAGTTACCGCAGTGACCGTCGATCCGAAGGTCGTGGATCCTGAGGATGTGGAAACCCTGCAGGACCTGCTGCTCGGCGCATTCAAAGACGCACACGAGAAGGTCGCAGCGGTTGCGGAAGAAAAGATGGGTCCACTGTCCCAGGGTATGGGCGGACTGTTCTAA
- a CDS encoding intradiol ring-cleavage dioxygenase, which translates to MAEQLRQFEGRVLPNQSEDLEDQGLGFDLGTVFSRRKVLGFIGVGGAGVALAACSPSGSSAASSTSSASSSAAATTSAAAETLTEMKSETAGPYPGDGSNGPDVLEVSGVERQDITKSIDSDTVAEGVPLTLTMTILDMNNNNQPMEGAAVYIWHCDAPGRYSMYDDELLEETYLRGVQITDKYGQVTFDTIFPGCYAGRWVHIHFEVFPDRDSISDSTNNILTSQIAFDEASAASVYALDVYGDSLTNLNNITLESDNVFSDGWDQQMANLTGDATSGFIASIDVPIDPTTEQDQSMNMPSGGGMGGGPGGGGMTPPDGMTPPSGPQ; encoded by the coding sequence ATGGCTGAGCAGTTACGTCAATTTGAAGGCAGGGTCCTCCCTAATCAATCCGAGGACTTGGAAGATCAGGGCCTGGGTTTTGACCTAGGTACCGTTTTCTCCCGCAGAAAAGTTTTGGGATTCATCGGAGTTGGTGGAGCGGGTGTGGCACTTGCTGCTTGCTCTCCTTCTGGTTCTTCAGCAGCATCGAGCACCTCAAGCGCCTCCAGTAGCGCAGCGGCAACCACCAGTGCAGCGGCTGAGACCTTGACTGAAATGAAGTCGGAGACTGCTGGTCCGTACCCGGGCGATGGTTCAAATGGTCCGGACGTTTTGGAGGTCTCCGGTGTGGAACGTCAGGACATCACCAAGTCGATTGATTCTGACACGGTGGCAGAGGGTGTGCCACTGACGTTGACCATGACCATTTTGGATATGAACAACAACAATCAGCCGATGGAGGGTGCTGCGGTTTACATTTGGCACTGTGATGCGCCGGGTCGTTACTCGATGTATGACGATGAGCTGCTGGAGGAGACTTACCTTCGTGGTGTGCAGATCACCGATAAGTATGGTCAGGTCACGTTCGATACCATCTTCCCTGGTTGCTATGCGGGTCGTTGGGTGCACATTCACTTTGAGGTTTTCCCTGATCGTGACAGCATTTCGGATTCCACGAACAACATTTTGACGTCGCAGATTGCGTTCGATGAGGCTTCTGCAGCATCTGTGTATGCACTTGATGTGTACGGAGATTCGTTGACGAACCTGAATAACATCACGTTGGAGTCGGACAATGTCTTCTCCGATGGTTGGGATCAGCAGATGGCTAACCTGACTGGTGATGCTACCAGCGGTTTCATTGCTTCCATTGATGTCCCGATCGATCCGACTACTGAACAGGATCAGTCGATGAACATGCCAAGTGGTGGCGGAATGGGTGGAGGCCCAGGTGGCGGTGGAATGACCCCTCCAGATGGAATGACCCCTCCCTCTGGGCCTCAGTAA
- a CDS encoding IS1249 family transposase, whose translation MNRTRPTCPVCTGTMRKNGTTTKGTTRWRCTTCGASTTNTRTDDHHARRFQLFINWIQSPQSLTTLAQQHRVTRRTLTRWFHNYWYVEVPRNTDHHRIYDQLFIDGTYFNTKCLLIACTFDHVVAWRWCTKEDSYNYTRLFDQLQPPLIVTTDGQKGALKAITTTWPTTKIQRCLVHIKRNIQQHVTLNPKLKPGKALRKLSLNLLKIHTANDAATWMTQLHEFHTVYRDWLNEKTYTTDVSQSEIPGFVRPTATWWYTHYRHRRAYRQLEKLARQGHLFTFVNPPDGVEGTIKSTTNCLEGGINAQIKALARNHRGMFDEHQRIAVDWWLYLHTQLPDDPVKIARQQHWGQDALAKADVLIQQEQPDAHRDDGRPALYDTGIDATPTNSIGIRSGWAGRHN comes from the coding sequence GTGAACAGAACACGACCAACCTGCCCGGTCTGCACGGGCACCATGAGAAAAAACGGCACCACCACCAAAGGCACCACCCGCTGGCGCTGCACCACCTGCGGCGCCAGCACCACCAACACCCGCACTGATGATCACCATGCCCGCAGATTCCAGCTCTTCATCAACTGGATCCAAAGCCCCCAATCCCTGACAACCCTTGCACAACAACACCGAGTCACCCGCCGCACACTGACCCGATGGTTTCATAACTATTGGTACGTCGAAGTTCCCCGCAACACCGACCACCACCGCATCTACGATCAACTCTTCATCGACGGCACCTACTTCAACACCAAATGCCTCCTGATAGCCTGCACCTTCGACCACGTCGTCGCCTGGCGCTGGTGCACCAAAGAAGACTCCTACAACTACACCCGCCTCTTCGATCAACTCCAGCCACCACTGATCGTGACCACCGACGGACAAAAAGGCGCACTCAAAGCCATCACCACCACCTGGCCCACCACAAAAATCCAACGCTGCCTCGTCCACATCAAACGCAACATCCAGCAACACGTCACCCTCAACCCCAAGCTCAAACCCGGAAAAGCACTGCGCAAACTTTCCTTAAACCTGCTCAAAATCCACACTGCCAACGACGCAGCCACCTGGATGACCCAGCTGCATGAGTTCCACACCGTCTACCGCGACTGGCTGAATGAAAAGACCTACACCACTGACGTCTCGCAGTCTGAGATCCCCGGGTTCGTGCGCCCCACAGCCACCTGGTGGTACACCCACTACCGCCATCGCAGAGCCTATCGACAACTTGAAAAACTCGCCCGCCAAGGACACTTGTTCACTTTCGTCAACCCACCTGACGGAGTTGAAGGAACCATCAAATCAACCACAAACTGTTTAGAAGGTGGGATCAACGCACAGATCAAAGCCTTGGCTCGTAACCATCGGGGAATGTTTGATGAGCATCAACGTATCGCGGTGGATTGGTGGCTATATCTGCATACGCAGTTGCCTGACGATCCGGTAAAAATCGCCAGGCAACAACACTGGGGTCAAGACGCACTCGCCAAAGCTGATGTCTTGATCCAACAGGAACAACCAGATGCTCATCGCGACGATGGGCGCCCAGCGTTGTATGACACCGGGATTGATGCCACACCAACTAACTCTATCGGGATCAGGTCAGGCTGGGCAGGACGACACAATTAG
- a CDS encoding Mur ligase family protein, translating to MKLSLPAPLRRLRSAAAIVSAKVATSASQATGRGSGGMIGGLVASKVDPDIMSTLINNRPTVLVTGTNGKSTTTRMLAAALRSTYTVATNEGGDNMDAGIISALLAGRNASHVVLEVDELHVPAAIERLKPDALVLLNLSRDQLDRVGEINKIERVLRDAVRSRPEMTVIANCDDVLVTSVAFDATKVIWVGAGTGWQGESVTCPRTESRIAHDGRNWRATKTLIDGRTFSRPTPTWEVDGDTIHSPSGDLTLDLNLPGQANRGNAAQAIAAATVFNVPVTSALPAVNSVNNVAGRYSTIKVGDHDVHLLLAKNPAGWQEALSMVDRTADGLVIAVNGQVADGEDLSWLWDVRFEDFENISVKASGERGTDLAVRLTYAEIDHDLIADPVEAINACPPGRVEVLANYTAFRDLKKALEKGTSR from the coding sequence ATGAAGCTTTCACTGCCTGCTCCCCTTCGCCGTTTGCGCAGCGCTGCGGCCATTGTCTCCGCGAAAGTAGCGACATCCGCCTCCCAGGCGACAGGGCGTGGCTCCGGCGGCATGATCGGTGGCCTGGTGGCCAGCAAAGTCGACCCCGACATCATGTCCACGCTCATCAACAACCGGCCAACAGTGCTGGTCACTGGCACAAACGGCAAGTCCACCACCACCCGCATGCTGGCCGCCGCACTGCGCAGCACCTACACCGTCGCCACCAATGAAGGCGGCGACAACATGGACGCCGGTATCATTTCCGCCTTGCTCGCCGGGCGCAACGCTTCCCACGTCGTCCTCGAAGTCGACGAACTCCACGTCCCCGCAGCCATCGAACGGCTCAAACCCGACGCGCTCGTCCTGCTCAACCTCTCACGCGACCAGCTCGACCGCGTCGGCGAAATCAACAAGATTGAACGCGTGCTTCGCGACGCCGTCCGCTCCCGCCCCGAAATGACCGTCATCGCCAACTGCGACGACGTCCTCGTCACCTCCGTAGCTTTCGACGCCACCAAGGTCATCTGGGTCGGCGCCGGCACCGGCTGGCAAGGCGAATCCGTCACCTGCCCCCGCACCGAATCCCGCATCGCCCACGACGGCCGTAACTGGCGAGCAACCAAAACGCTTATCGACGGCCGCACCTTCTCCCGCCCCACCCCCACCTGGGAAGTCGACGGCGACACCATCCACTCCCCCTCCGGCGACCTCACCCTAGACCTCAACCTCCCCGGCCAAGCCAACCGCGGCAACGCAGCCCAAGCCATCGCCGCCGCCACCGTCTTCAACGTGCCCGTCACCTCCGCACTGCCGGCCGTGAACTCCGTCAACAACGTGGCAGGCCGCTACTCCACCATCAAAGTCGGCGACCACGACGTCCACCTCCTCCTCGCCAAAAACCCAGCAGGCTGGCAAGAAGCCCTCTCGATGGTCGACCGCACGGCCGACGGCCTCGTCATCGCCGTCAACGGCCAAGTCGCCGACGGCGAAGACCTTTCCTGGCTGTGGGACGTCCGCTTCGAAGACTTCGAAAACATCTCCGTCAAAGCCTCCGGCGAACGTGGCACCGACCTCGCCGTCCGCCTCACCTACGCCGAAATCGACCACGATCTCATCGCCGACCCCGTCGAGGCCATCAACGCCTGCCCACCCGGCCGCGTCGAAGTTCTGGCCAACTACACCGCCTTCCGCGACCTGAAAAAGGCGCTAGAGAAAGGGACCTCACGTTAA
- the gluQRS gene encoding tRNA glutamyl-Q(34) synthetase GluQRS, with product MAGRYAPSPSGDLHFGNLRTALLAWLFARSEGKQFLIRVEDIDEQRSSRESAESQLADLSALGLDWDGEVLYQSTRYDAYREALEKLDTYECYCSRRDIQEASRAPHAAPGVYPGTCRELKEEERVEKRARLAAQNRNPAIRLRAQVTSFDFYDRLRGPQTGPVDDFILLRGGQEPGWAYNLAVVVDDAYQGVDQVVRGEDLLDSAARQAYLGSLLGTPVPEYIHVPLVLNAHGQRLAKRDGAVTLKEMLIDATLPTIFSRLAHSLGYEEVDSAPQLLEVFDPTKLSREPFIY from the coding sequence ATGGCAGGACGATACGCACCATCACCAAGCGGTGACCTTCACTTCGGCAACCTCCGCACAGCGCTTCTGGCCTGGCTGTTCGCACGCTCCGAAGGAAAACAGTTCCTCATTCGGGTCGAAGACATCGACGAACAACGCTCATCCCGCGAATCCGCCGAAAGCCAACTCGCAGACCTATCCGCGTTGGGTCTCGACTGGGATGGCGAGGTCCTCTACCAATCCACACGCTACGACGCCTACCGCGAAGCCCTTGAAAAACTAGATACCTACGAATGCTATTGCTCGCGCCGGGACATCCAAGAAGCCTCGCGGGCACCCCATGCGGCTCCGGGAGTGTATCCGGGAACGTGTAGGGAATTGAAGGAGGAGGAACGCGTCGAAAAGCGTGCACGTTTGGCCGCGCAAAACCGGAACCCCGCCATCCGCCTGCGCGCGCAGGTAACCTCTTTTGATTTTTACGACCGACTTCGCGGCCCCCAAACCGGCCCCGTGGATGATTTCATTTTGCTGCGCGGCGGTCAGGAACCCGGATGGGCATACAACTTAGCCGTCGTCGTCGACGATGCCTATCAAGGCGTTGACCAGGTAGTTCGCGGCGAAGACCTCCTTGATTCCGCCGCCCGCCAAGCCTACCTCGGCTCGCTGCTGGGCACCCCCGTGCCCGAATACATCCACGTGCCGCTCGTGCTCAACGCCCACGGCCAGCGTCTCGCTAAACGAGACGGGGCAGTGACGCTTAAAGAAATGCTTATCGACGCCACCCTCCCCACCATCTTCTCCCGGCTCGCCCACTCACTCGGCTACGAGGAAGTGGACTCCGCACCCCAACTGCTAGAGGTATTTGACCCGACAAAACTCAGCCGGGAGCCGTTTATTTACTGA
- a CDS encoding aspartate transaminase, with amino-acid sequence MSSVSLQDFDADRIGLFYEDIKRQFEELKSKNLKLDLTRGKPSTEQLDFADELLALPGKGDFKAADGTDVRNYGGLDGIVDIREIWAELLGVPVEQVLAGDSSSLNIMFDVISWSYIFGNNDSEQPWSKEETVKWICPVPGYDRHFAITERFGFEMISVPMNEDGPDMDAVEELVKDPQVKGMWLVPVFSNPTGYTVTESIAKRLASMQSAAPDFRIVWDNAYAVHTLTEEFPESLDIVGIAEAAGNPNRFWAFTSTSKITMAGAGVSFFLTSAENRAWYTGHSGIRGIGPNKVNQLAHARYFGDAEGVRAVMRKHAGSLAPKFAKVLEILDSRLSEYGVATWTTPAGGYFISLDVVPGTASRVAELAKEAGIALTGAGSSFPLRQDPENKNLRLAPSLPPVEELEVAMDGVATCVLLAAAEHYAS; translated from the coding sequence ATGAGTTCAGTTTCGCTGCAGGATTTTGATGCAGATCGAATCGGTTTGTTCTATGAGGACATTAAGCGCCAGTTTGAGGAGCTTAAGTCTAAAAATCTGAAGCTGGACTTGACTCGTGGCAAGCCGTCCACTGAGCAGTTGGATTTCGCGGATGAGTTGCTGGCGCTGCCTGGCAAGGGTGATTTCAAGGCTGCGGATGGCACGGATGTGCGTAATTATGGTGGCTTGGACGGCATCGTCGATATCCGTGAGATTTGGGCGGAGCTGTTGGGTGTTCCTGTGGAGCAGGTGCTCGCGGGTGATTCTTCCAGCTTGAACATCATGTTCGATGTAATCAGCTGGTCCTACATTTTTGGTAACAACGATTCTGAGCAGCCTTGGTCTAAGGAAGAGACTGTGAAGTGGATTTGCCCAGTTCCGGGCTATGATCGCCACTTTGCTATCACGGAGCGTTTTGGCTTCGAGATGATCTCTGTGCCAATGAACGAGGACGGCCCTGATATGGATGCCGTTGAGGAATTGGTTAAGGATCCGCAGGTGAAGGGCATGTGGCTTGTGCCAGTGTTTTCTAACCCTACGGGTTATACGGTGACGGAAAGCATCGCCAAGCGTCTTGCGTCGATGCAGAGCGCAGCCCCGGACTTCCGCATTGTGTGGGATAACGCCTATGCCGTGCATACGCTGACTGAGGAGTTCCCTGAGTCGCTTGACATCGTCGGAATCGCTGAGGCTGCTGGCAACCCGAACCGTTTTTGGGCGTTCACGTCGACTTCTAAGATCACGATGGCGGGCGCGGGCGTGTCCTTCTTCCTGACTTCAGCGGAGAACCGCGCGTGGTACACCGGCCACTCAGGTATTCGTGGCATTGGTCCAAACAAGGTCAATCAGCTGGCGCATGCTCGTTACTTTGGCGACGCCGAGGGCGTGCGTGCGGTGATGCGTAAGCATGCTGGGTCGTTGGCGCCGAAGTTCGCGAAGGTCCTGGAAATCCTGGATTCCCGCCTCTCTGAGTATGGCGTGGCTACTTGGACTACCCCTGCCGGCGGTTACTTTATTTCCCTCGACGTCGTGCCGGGCACCGCTTCGCGCGTCGCTGAGCTGGCCAAGGAGGCTGGCATCGCGCTGACTGGCGCTGGTTCTTCCTTCCCGTTGCGTCAGGACCCAGAAAACAAGAACCTGCGTTTGGCGCCGTCGCTGCCTCCGGTTGAGGAGCTTGAGGTTGCGATGGATGGCGTTGCTACCTGCGTTTTGCTGGCCGCTGCGGAGCACTACGCCAGCTAA
- a CDS encoding DNA polymerase III subunit gamma and tau — MALYTKYRPASFGELIGQSQVTDPLSAALDSGRINHAYLFTGPRGCGKTSSARILARSLNCVEGPTSTPCGVCNSCVALAPGGPGTLDVTELDAASHNGVEDMRELRDRATYAPAESRYRVFIIDEAHMITNQGFNALLKIVEEPPAHLIFIFATTEPEKVIGTIRSRTHNYPFRLLAPKDMRVLLENAVSGEGVHVEDAVYPLVINAGGGSPRDSLSILDQLIAGSGPEGVTYARALELFGVTDFSLIDDSIHALSTKDHAAMFTTIDRVIEGGFEPRRYTMDLLDRLRDLMVLQAVPEALNLGLVDASSDRHATLTEQASLFKPGELAGLASLVNSGLDDMRGATSPRLLLEILCARLLLSTTTVAAPTTSTLLSTPESSGAPAAPSAPSGLSGAAAARAKAREYSQKKQEQPAPTPTPTPEPTPVSEAEVGVEKQPEDLLGTIRQRWSKLRLAVGQQAVRTEIMLTEARVLGLRGDTLVLGHSTGALANRLNSPDHNDILVKVLADELGKTLKVECVVGTNPEAAGFSAKPDVQKSTWNPTHDSKPAAAEQPAQHPAPAQKQEPQVNDPEEPESSAEPAQAQTGWGQPKQIGGASPEVTEVARSAEVNEVAEVKQPEVRPQTQTQSKPSWKERAEQRVAQAAQQRVARQRSSEPFEKGVPLPPEPDLPPDPYGYHADEGFPSNEPAPEAPPQQSQPPVAPEVPQAPTASAQPEPSEVPVDEGARGASISNLSEEEQLIREADEEPGQRDRRDARTIAMELLAQELGAKPL; from the coding sequence GTGGCTTTGTATACCAAGTATCGACCGGCAAGTTTTGGTGAATTAATCGGACAGTCCCAAGTGACTGACCCGCTGTCCGCAGCGCTCGATAGCGGACGCATCAACCATGCCTATCTTTTTACAGGCCCCCGCGGCTGCGGAAAAACCTCCTCAGCTCGAATCCTTGCCCGCTCCCTGAACTGCGTGGAAGGACCAACCTCTACGCCTTGTGGCGTGTGCAATTCCTGCGTCGCCCTTGCCCCCGGCGGCCCCGGCACCCTCGACGTGACCGAACTCGACGCAGCCAGCCACAACGGTGTGGAAGACATGCGTGAGCTTCGCGACCGCGCCACTTATGCGCCTGCCGAATCCCGCTACCGCGTTTTCATCATCGACGAAGCCCACATGATCACCAACCAGGGCTTCAACGCACTGCTGAAAATCGTCGAAGAGCCCCCAGCGCACCTGATCTTCATCTTCGCCACCACCGAGCCGGAAAAGGTCATCGGCACCATCCGCTCGCGTACCCACAACTATCCTTTCCGCCTGCTCGCTCCCAAAGATATGCGCGTCCTTTTGGAAAACGCCGTCAGTGGCGAAGGCGTCCACGTCGAAGACGCCGTCTATCCACTAGTCATCAACGCCGGCGGTGGCAGCCCCCGCGACAGCCTTTCCATCTTGGACCAGCTCATCGCCGGTTCCGGCCCCGAAGGCGTCACCTATGCCCGCGCGCTCGAACTCTTTGGGGTCACCGACTTTTCGCTTATCGACGACTCCATCCACGCCCTCTCCACCAAAGACCACGCCGCGATGTTCACCACCATCGACCGCGTCATCGAAGGAGGCTTCGAACCCCGCCGCTACACCATGGACCTCCTCGACCGCCTCCGCGATCTCATGGTCCTCCAAGCCGTCCCCGAAGCTCTCAACCTCGGTCTTGTCGACGCCTCCTCCGACCGCCACGCCACCCTCACCGAACAGGCTTCCCTCTTCAAACCCGGCGAACTCGCAGGCCTTGCCTCCCTGGTCAACTCCGGTCTCGACGACATGCGTGGCGCCACCTCACCCCGCCTGCTCCTCGAGATCCTCTGTGCCCGCCTGCTGCTCTCCACGACGACAGTCGCAGCCCCCACGACTTCCACGTTGCTGAGCACTCCAGAGTCCTCGGGGGCTCCAGCGGCTCCATCGGCACCATCTGGGCTCTCCGGGGCAGCTGCTGCCCGCGCAAAGGCTCGAGAGTACAGCCAAAAGAAGCAAGAACAGCCTGCGCCAACACCAACCCCGACTCCCGAGCCGACGCCGGTGTCTGAGGCGGAGGTGGGCGTCGAAAAGCAGCCAGAGGACCTGCTGGGCACGATTCGCCAGAGGTGGTCAAAGCTGCGTTTGGCGGTGGGCCAGCAGGCCGTACGCACGGAAATCATGCTCACAGAAGCGCGGGTTCTGGGGCTACGCGGCGATACGCTGGTGCTTGGGCACAGCACGGGTGCACTCGCTAATCGACTCAACTCTCCCGACCACAACGACATCCTTGTGAAGGTACTTGCCGACGAACTGGGCAAGACCTTGAAGGTGGAGTGCGTTGTCGGCACGAATCCTGAGGCGGCTGGATTCTCTGCGAAACCGGATGTGCAAAAGAGCACATGGAATCCGACTCACGACTCCAAGCCTGCAGCTGCTGAGCAACCTGCCCAGCACCCAGCGCCCGCACAGAAACAAGAACCACAGGTCAACGATCCTGAGGAGCCTGAGAGTTCGGCTGAACCTGCGCAGGCTCAAACGGGATGGGGACAACCGAAACAGATCGGTGGCGCCAGCCCGGAGGTAACTGAAGTTGCTAGATCTGCTGAGGTTAATGAGGTTGCTGAGGTAAAGCAGCCAGAGGTTCGGCCTCAAACACAGACTCAATCTAAACCATCGTGGAAGGAGCGAGCCGAGCAGCGCGTCGCCCAGGCTGCGCAGCAGCGAGTGGCGCGACAGAGAAGCTCGGAGCCTTTCGAAAAGGGCGTTCCCCTGCCACCTGAGCCTGACCTGCCGCCGGATCCCTATGGATACCATGCTGATGAGGGTTTCCCCTCCAACGAACCGGCGCCAGAGGCACCGCCACAACAGTCACAGCCACCAGTGGCACCAGAGGTGCCGCAGGCGCCGACTGCTTCCGCTCAACCGGAGCCTTCCGAGGTGCCGGTGGATGAAGGGGCGAGGGGGGCGTCGATAAGCAATCTTTCCGAGGAAGAGCAGCTGATCCGCGAAGCCGACGAAGAGCCGGGCCAGCGGGACCGTAGGGATGCGAGAACGATCGCGATGGAGCTGCTGGCGCAGGAGCTGGGCGCGAAACCTTTGTAA
- a CDS encoding type 1 glutamine amidotransferase yields the protein MTTLNIGLVLPDVLGTYGDDGNALVLRQRARMRGIDATIHRITLDDAVPSTLDLYCLGGGEDTAQILATEHLSSDPGLQTAAAAGRPIFAVCAGMQILGDSFRAAGRIVDGLGLIDATTVSLQKRAIGEVETNPTRTGFTAELTERLTGFENHMGATLLGPDAEPLGRIVRGEGNTDIWAASDTYDDERQQTAEGAVQGSVIATYMHGPALARNPQLADLLLAKAMGVALKDLAPLDIDVIDRLRAERLA from the coding sequence ATGACCACGCTTAACATCGGCCTCGTCCTCCCCGACGTCCTCGGCACCTACGGCGACGACGGCAACGCCCTTGTCCTGCGCCAACGTGCCCGCATGCGTGGCATCGACGCCACCATCCACCGCATCACGCTTGACGACGCCGTCCCCTCCACCCTCGACCTCTACTGTCTCGGCGGAGGGGAAGACACCGCGCAAATCCTCGCCACCGAGCACCTCAGCTCCGACCCCGGCCTCCAAACCGCAGCCGCCGCAGGCCGCCCCATCTTCGCCGTCTGCGCCGGCATGCAGATCCTCGGAGACTCCTTCCGCGCCGCCGGCCGCATCGTCGACGGCCTCGGCCTTATCGACGCCACCACCGTCTCCCTCCAAAAGCGCGCTATCGGCGAAGTAGAAACCAACCCCACCCGCACCGGCTTCACCGCCGAACTCACCGAACGTCTCACCGGCTTCGAAAACCACATGGGCGCCACTCTCCTCGGCCCCGACGCCGAACCACTCGGCCGCATCGTCCGAGGTGAAGGTAACACCGACATCTGGGCCGCCTCCGACACCTACGACGACGAACGCCAGCAAACCGCCGAAGGCGCCGTACAAGGCAGTGTCATCGCCACCTACATGCACGGCCCCGCCCTAGCCCGAAACCCCCAGCTTGCCGACCTCCTCCTGGCCAAAGCCATGGGCGTCGCCCTTAAAGACCTCGCTCCACTCGACATCGACGTCATCGACCGCCTCCGCGCCGAGCGCCTAGCGTAA